One window of Gammaproteobacteria bacterium genomic DNA carries:
- the pabC gene encoding aminodeoxychorismate lyase yields the protein MMLVNGIPAAQVSAQDRGLHYGDGVFETLAVREGRPLLWQRHMQRLHAGCARLGIPAPADTLLAAEAEQVCAGAVHAVLKIIVTRGEGARGYRTVPPVHATRLVALYPWPDWPEANAQHGVRARVCDTRLARNPALAGIKHLNRLEQVLARNEWQDAGIAEGLMLDTTDHVIEGTMSNLFVVMHNRLRTPEIDSCGIAGIMRGAIVELAARHSIACEITALSLQQLREADEIFLCNSLMAVWPVRELDGVHYAPGPLTQRVAAYVNEMMKSCQADF from the coding sequence ATGATGCTGGTCAATGGCATACCTGCAGCACAGGTAAGCGCGCAGGATCGCGGCTTGCATTATGGCGATGGCGTATTCGAGACGCTGGCCGTGCGCGAGGGCAGGCCGCTGCTGTGGCAGAGACATATGCAGCGGCTGCACGCGGGGTGCGCCAGGCTCGGCATTCCTGCACCCGCAGATACATTACTTGCGGCTGAGGCAGAACAGGTCTGTGCCGGTGCTGTACATGCTGTGCTGAAAATTATTGTGACACGGGGTGAGGGCGCACGCGGCTACCGCACCGTGCCGCCGGTGCATGCAACGCGGCTGGTCGCGTTATATCCATGGCCCGACTGGCCGGAAGCAAACGCACAGCACGGGGTACGGGCGCGAGTGTGTGATACCCGTCTGGCACGCAATCCGGCGCTGGCCGGTATCAAGCATTTAAATCGTCTGGAGCAGGTGCTTGCCCGCAACGAATGGCAGGATGCCGGCATTGCCGAGGGGCTGATGCTCGACACCACAGATCACGTGATCGAAGGCACCATGAGTAATCTGTTTGTGGTGATGCACAATCGGCTCCGGACGCCGGAGATCGACAGCTGCGGTATCGCAGGCATCATGCGCGGTGCGATTGTAGAGCTTGCTGCCCGTCATTCCATCGCCTGCGAAATTACCGCACTCAGCCTGCAACAGCTGCGTGAGGCCGATGAAATATTTCTCTGCAACAGCCTCATGGCGGTGTGGCCGGTGCGTGAGCTTGATGGTGTACACTACGCGCCGGGGCCGCTCACGCAGCGTGTTGCGGCCTATGTGAATGAAATGATGAAATCATGCCAGGCAGACTTCTGA
- a CDS encoding aminodeoxychorismate synthase component I, with translation MAAHYLLEGDCDLLALHAAQPARYPSLLESVVHGTASARFDILFAFPGATLELTTLTTLRGMAVEGVDFLAQLDRWWGAEHSSEDHTERALPFRGGWFVYLGYELAAQIEPGLCLPEGETGLPVAYATRIPAAIIRDHHSQSVHLIAEQGGEGLLAQMREDIATLAASEIAEVAAPVIALQEDAPQEFLEGVACILEYIREGDVFQVNLSRAWQGEARQDISAAQLYRRLRACNPSPFAGLALYGASAIISSSPERLVKVQDGVIETRPIAGTQPRRENHALDQPDTSALLHHPKERAEHIMLIDLERNDLGRVCVPGSVQVDELMSIESYAHVHHIVSAVRGRLRPSITPGEVMRAMFPGGTITGCPKVRCMEIIAELERTPRGAYTGAMGYLNHNGDMDFNILIRTLVKTDTAISLRAGAGIVADSNPQRELEETRAKARGLLHALGGAP, from the coding sequence ATGGCCGCGCATTACCTGCTCGAGGGCGATTGTGACCTGTTGGCGCTGCATGCTGCCCAACCGGCACGCTACCCCAGTTTGCTGGAGAGCGTGGTGCATGGCACGGCCTCCGCGCGCTTCGACATCCTGTTCGCCTTCCCCGGTGCCACCCTGGAGTTGACAACCCTGACCACGCTGCGCGGCATGGCGGTGGAGGGCGTGGATTTTCTCGCGCAACTGGATCGCTGGTGGGGTGCGGAACACAGTTCAGAGGATCACACTGAGCGCGCGTTGCCGTTCCGCGGTGGCTGGTTTGTTTATCTGGGGTATGAGTTGGCCGCCCAGATAGAGCCGGGTTTGTGTCTGCCTGAAGGCGAAACCGGCCTGCCCGTGGCCTACGCCACGCGTATCCCGGCAGCAATCATCCGTGATCACCACAGTCAAAGTGTTCACCTGATTGCAGAGCAGGGTGGTGAGGGTTTGTTGGCGCAGATGCGCGAGGATATCGCCACGCTTGCGGCGAGTGAGATAGCTGAGGTCGCAGCACCGGTAATCGCATTGCAGGAAGATGCGCCGCAGGAGTTTTTGGAGGGTGTTGCCTGCATTCTGGAGTATATCCGCGAAGGCGATGTGTTTCAGGTGAATCTGTCGCGCGCATGGCAGGGTGAGGCCAGGCAGGACATCAGCGCCGCACAACTCTACCGGCGCCTGCGCGCCTGCAATCCGTCGCCCTTCGCAGGTCTCGCCCTGTATGGGGCCAGTGCCATCATCAGTTCATCACCGGAGCGGCTGGTCAAGGTGCAGGATGGCGTCATCGAGACCCGGCCTATCGCGGGCACACAGCCAAGGCGGGAAAATCACGCGCTGGACCAGCCGGACACCAGCGCGCTGCTGCATCATCCAAAAGAGCGCGCCGAGCACATCATGCTGATTGATCTGGAGCGCAATGACCTTGGTCGCGTCTGTGTGCCGGGGAGCGTGCAGGTAGATGAACTCATGAGCATTGAAAGCTACGCCCACGTACATCATATAGTCTCTGCTGTGCGTGGGCGGCTACGTCCCTCCATTACGCCGGGCGAGGTGATGCGTGCCATGTTTCCCGGCGGCACCATCACGGGTTGCCCGAAGGTGCGTTGTATGGAGATCATCGCCGAGCTGGAGCGCACACCGCGCGGCGCATACACCGGCGCCATGGGCTACCTCAACCACAACGGCGACATGGACTTCAATATATTGATACGTACCCTGGTCAAGACGGATACCGCCATCAGCCTGCGGGCCGGTGCCGGTATCGTCGCCGACTCGAATCCACAACGGGAGCTGGAAGAGACGCGCGCCAAGGCGCGCGGCCTGCTGCACGCACTGGGTGGCGCGCCATGA
- the fabF gene encoding beta-ketoacyl-ACP synthase II, which yields MSKRRVVVTGLGMVSPVGLSVQESWGNILAGRSGIAPITHFDVSAFPTRFGGSVKNFDPALYIPAKDIKKMDPFIHYGIAAAKEAVNDAGLVVTEANADRIGVAIGSGIGGLPGIEKGHSAYLEGGPRKISPFFVPSNIINMISGHVSIMYGMKGPNIAIVTACSTGSHNIGEAGRIIEYGDADVMVAGGAEMATSPTGLGGFCSARALSQRNDDPVTASRPWDRDRDGFVLGDGAGVLVLEEYEHARRRGARIYAELGGYGMSGDGYHMTLPAEGGEGAKRCMQSALRNAAVAPAAVDYVNAHGTSTPAGDKAETLAIKSAFGDHARKLAISSTKSMTGHLLGAAGGIEAVFSVLALRDQVAPPTINLLTPDPACDLDYVPDTARQMKVDVVLSNSFGFGGTNCTLVFSRPR from the coding sequence GTGAGCAAACGTCGCGTGGTGGTTACGGGGCTTGGCATGGTGTCGCCCGTGGGGCTTAGCGTGCAGGAGTCATGGGGCAACATACTCGCCGGCAGGAGTGGCATTGCGCCCATCACCCACTTTGACGTCTCGGCGTTCCCCACCCGGTTTGGCGGCAGCGTGAAAAACTTTGACCCCGCCCTCTACATTCCCGCCAAAGATATCAAGAAGATGGATCCCTTTATCCATTATGGCATTGCCGCAGCGAAAGAGGCGGTAAACGACGCAGGACTGGTGGTGACCGAGGCCAATGCAGATCGCATCGGCGTAGCTATCGGCTCGGGTATCGGCGGCCTGCCCGGCATTGAGAAGGGTCACAGTGCCTATCTCGAGGGGGGGCCACGCAAGATCTCACCCTTCTTTGTGCCCAGCAACATCATCAATATGATTTCCGGCCATGTGTCGATCATGTATGGCATGAAAGGGCCCAACATTGCTATCGTCACCGCATGCTCCACCGGCTCGCACAACATCGGCGAGGCTGGCCGCATCATCGAATACGGCGATGCCGACGTCATGGTCGCGGGCGGTGCCGAGATGGCGACCTCACCCACCGGGCTGGGTGGCTTTTGCTCGGCACGGGCATTGTCGCAACGCAACGATGATCCGGTGACCGCCAGCCGTCCGTGGGACAGGGATCGTGATGGGTTTGTGTTGGGAGACGGCGCCGGTGTGCTGGTGCTGGAAGAATATGAGCATGCCAGGCGCCGTGGTGCCAGAATCTATGCGGAGCTGGGCGGGTATGGCATGAGCGGTGACGGCTACCATATGACGCTGCCGGCCGAGGGTGGCGAGGGCGCCAAACGTTGCATGCAGTCCGCGTTGCGCAACGCCGCTGTTGCGCCTGCAGCAGTCGACTACGTAAACGCCCACGGTACCTCGACACCGGCCGGTGACAAGGCCGAAACACTGGCCATCAAGAGTGCCTTTGGCGATCACGCCCGCAAGCTTGCGATCAGTTCCACCAAGTCCATGACCGGACATTTGCTGGGTGCGGCCGGTGGCATCGAGGCTGTGTTCAGTGTGTTGGCGCTGCGCGACCAGGTTGCGCCGCCCACCATCAATCTGCTCACGCCCGATCCGGCATGCGATCTGGACTATGTACCAGACACTGCGCGCCAGATGAAGGTTGATGTTGTATTGTCGAACTCCTTCGGCTTTGGCGGCACCAACTGTACGCTGGTGTTCAGCCGCCCGCGCTGA
- the acpP gene encoding acyl carrier protein translates to MSTVEERVKKIVVAQLGVKEEEVSNESSFVDDLGADSLDTVELVMALEEEFECEIPDESAEKITTVQQAVDYIKSQAPA, encoded by the coding sequence ATGAGCACCGTCGAAGAACGTGTCAAGAAAATCGTGGTTGCGCAGCTCGGGGTCAAGGAAGAAGAGGTCAGCAACGAATCCTCGTTTGTCGACGATCTTGGCGCTGATTCACTCGATACCGTAGAACTGGTGATGGCGCTTGAAGAGGAGTTCGAGTGTGAAATCCCGGATGAGTCGGCCGAAAAGATCACAACCGTTCAGCAGGCCGTTGATTACATCAAATCCCAAGCCCCCGCATAA
- the fabG gene encoding 3-oxoacyl-ACP reductase FabG, giving the protein MQLANEIALVTGASRGIGLAIALELGRLGATVIGTATSQNGADLIVKILNENGIKGSGEVLNVTDPASVSALLSRLEQAVGTPSILVNNAGITRDGLLMRMKDSDWEEIIATNLSSVYRLTKACIPAMMKARRGRIISISSVVGASGNAGQTNYAAAKAGILGFTKALAREVGSRGITVNAVAPGFIDTDMTRALPEEQRNALLQQIPLKRLGSVDEIAAVVGFLASPAAAYITGETLHVNGGMYMT; this is encoded by the coding sequence ATGCAGCTTGCTAACGAAATTGCCCTGGTAACCGGCGCCAGCCGTGGTATAGGTCTGGCAATAGCCTTGGAGTTGGGGCGGTTGGGGGCCACGGTTATCGGTACTGCAACTTCACAAAATGGTGCAGATTTAATAGTCAAGATATTGAATGAAAATGGTATTAAAGGCAGTGGCGAGGTGCTGAACGTGACCGACCCGGCCTCCGTCAGTGCGTTGCTGAGCAGGCTGGAGCAGGCTGTGGGTACGCCGAGTATACTGGTCAATAACGCCGGCATTACCCGTGATGGTCTGCTGATGCGGATGAAGGACAGCGACTGGGAGGAGATCATCGCTACCAACCTCAGTTCGGTTTATCGTCTCACTAAGGCCTGTATCCCGGCCATGATGAAGGCCAGACGCGGTCGTATCATCAGCATTTCGTCCGTGGTGGGCGCGAGTGGCAACGCCGGCCAGACCAACTATGCGGCGGCCAAGGCCGGCATTCTCGGCTTCACCAAGGCGCTGGCGCGCGAAGTCGGTTCACGGGGTATTACCGTGAATGCCGTGGCGCCCGGCTTCATCGATACCGACATGACCCGGGCCTTGCCGGAGGAGCAGCGTAACGCCCTGTTGCAGCAGATTCCGCTCAAGCGCTTGGGCAGCGTGGACGAGATTGCAGCGGTGGTGGGGTTTCTGGCCTCGCCGGCGGCGGCCTATATCACGGGCGAAACACTGCATGTGAACGGCGGAATGTACATGACCTGA
- the fabD gene encoding ACP S-malonyltransferase, whose translation MTTAFIFPGQGSQAVGMLAELAQQHPQVEATYAEASAVLGYDLWALVQQGPELELNQTARTQPAMLAAGVAVWRVWQASEGKLPARLAGHSLGEYTALVCAGAISFGDAVALVAKRGELMQQAVPDGAGAMAAILGLEDAAVRKVCAEASQGEVVEAVNFNAPGQVVIAGTQTAVARAAASAKEAGAKRVLLLPVSVPSHCALMKPAAQKLAAYLEQIVWQAPRIPVVSNVDVAAYETAAAIRDGLVRQLYQPVRWVEVIQSLAAAGADSFVECGPGKVLAGLNKRIVPEVRTLAVYDTPTLAQALTA comes from the coding sequence ATGACGACGGCATTTATTTTCCCCGGTCAGGGCTCGCAAGCTGTCGGCATGCTGGCAGAGCTCGCCCAGCAGCACCCGCAGGTAGAGGCGACCTACGCCGAAGCCTCGGCGGTACTGGGCTATGATTTGTGGGCGCTGGTGCAGCAGGGCCCTGAGTTGGAGCTGAACCAGACCGCCCGCACCCAACCGGCCATGCTCGCGGCAGGTGTGGCCGTCTGGCGCGTCTGGCAGGCCAGCGAGGGTAAACTGCCCGCACGCCTTGCCGGGCACAGCCTCGGTGAATACACGGCACTGGTGTGTGCCGGGGCGATCAGCTTCGGTGACGCGGTCGCACTGGTGGCCAAGCGCGGCGAACTGATGCAACAGGCCGTACCAGACGGTGCGGGCGCGATGGCAGCGATACTGGGGTTAGAGGATGCCGCTGTACGCAAGGTGTGTGCTGAGGCGAGTCAGGGCGAGGTGGTGGAGGCGGTCAATTTCAACGCGCCGGGCCAAGTGGTGATCGCCGGTACACAGACGGCGGTGGCACGTGCGGCGGCATCGGCCAAGGAGGCGGGCGCCAAACGGGTGCTGCTGCTGCCGGTGAGTGTGCCTTCGCATTGCGCTTTGATGAAACCGGCCGCGCAAAAACTTGCAGCGTATCTGGAGCAGATTGTATGGCAGGCACCACGTATCCCGGTGGTCAGCAATGTAGATGTTGCAGCCTATGAGACTGCTGCCGCTATCCGGGATGGGCTGGTGCGCCAACTCTATCAGCCGGTGCGCTGGGTGGAGGTGATACAGTCGCTGGCGGCTGCGGGTGCTGACAGCTTTGTCGAGTGCGGGCCGGGCAAGGTGCTCGCAGGCCTGAATAAACGCATCGTGCCGGAGGTGCGCACGCTCGCCGTCTATGACACGCCAACACTGGCTCAGGCGCTGACTGCCTAG
- a CDS encoding beta-ketoacyl-ACP synthase III — protein sequence MSIYARIHGTGSYLPSRVLTNADLEKMVETSDEWIVERTGIRERHIAAEDETTSVLAEHASRQAIEAAGINPADIDLIIVATTTPDKIFPSTACLLQQRLGIQGGAAFDVQAACTGFVYALSIADKFIRSGTTQCALVVGAEIFSRIVDWKDRNTCVLFGDGAGAVIVRADSEPGVLSTHLHADGQYHHLLTTEDISDAPSGGYVTMQGSEVFRMAVNTLDRIVDETLAANQMEKADIDWLIPHQANTRIISAAARKLGMPMERVVVTVDKHGNTSAASVPLALDTAVRDGRIQRGDTLLLEAFGAGFTWGSALLKY from the coding sequence GTGAGTATCTATGCCCGCATTCACGGCACGGGCAGCTATCTGCCGTCCCGGGTGTTGACCAATGCCGACCTGGAAAAAATGGTCGAGACCTCCGATGAGTGGATCGTCGAGCGCACCGGCATTCGTGAACGGCACATTGCCGCCGAGGATGAAACGACCAGCGTGCTGGCCGAGCACGCGTCACGGCAGGCCATCGAGGCGGCGGGTATCAACCCCGCCGACATTGACCTCATTATCGTCGCCACGACTACGCCAGATAAAATTTTCCCCAGCACGGCCTGTCTGCTGCAACAGCGTCTGGGAATTCAGGGGGGTGCGGCGTTTGATGTGCAGGCCGCCTGTACCGGCTTCGTCTATGCCCTGAGTATTGCAGACAAATTTATCCGCAGTGGTACAACGCAGTGCGCACTGGTGGTGGGCGCCGAGATTTTCTCGCGTATCGTGGACTGGAAGGATCGCAACACCTGTGTGCTGTTTGGCGATGGGGCCGGTGCGGTGATTGTGCGGGCAGACAGCGAGCCGGGCGTGTTGTCTACCCATCTGCACGCCGATGGCCAGTACCATCACCTGCTGACCACAGAGGACATCAGCGACGCGCCCAGCGGTGGCTACGTCACCATGCAAGGCAGCGAGGTGTTCCGGATGGCGGTCAATACCCTGGATCGCATCGTGGATGAAACACTGGCAGCCAACCAGATGGAAAAAGCAGACATAGACTGGCTGATTCCACATCAGGCCAATACCCGCATTATCAGCGCCGCCGCCAGGAAACTCGGCATGCCGATGGAGCGGGTAGTGGTGACCGTCGACAAGCATGGCAATACCTCGGCCGCATCCGTGCCCCTGGCGCTTGATACAGCAGTGCGTGATGGCCGCATCCAGCGCGGTGACACCCTGCTGCTGGAGGCCTTTGGTGCCGGCTTCACCTGGGGCTCGGCCCTGTTGAAGTACTGA
- the plsX gene encoding phosphate acyltransferase PlsX, whose product MHSGFVPSTTHALTIALDAMGGDHGPTVVVPAALKALADYETLRLILVGDEAILRTAIQGSRTARDYAASERLLVQHASQRVEMDDLPSQAMRNKKDSSMRVALNLVKEGSANACVSAGNTGALMALARYVLKTLPGVDRPAIITALPTVTGHTYMLDLGANSDCTPEQLYQFAVMGSVLASAVDGMPRPRVGLLNIGAEEIKGNERVKEAARLLAESSLHYIGFIEGDGIYAGEADVVVCDGFTGNVALKCSEGVAHMLRHFLKQEFQRNLFTRMCALVAMPVLKAFRNKVDPRCYNGASLLGLQGSVIKSHGSADIFAFGCAIREAILEVAQDVPQRIGSHLQAHLTESALQ is encoded by the coding sequence CTGCATTCAGGTTTTGTTCCGTCGACGACGCACGCCCTGACGATTGCGCTCGACGCCATGGGTGGCGATCATGGTCCCACTGTTGTGGTGCCTGCGGCACTGAAGGCGCTGGCGGACTATGAAACCTTGCGCCTGATTCTGGTGGGCGACGAGGCCATCCTGCGCACGGCAATACAGGGCAGCAGGACTGCGCGTGACTATGCAGCAAGTGAACGCCTGCTGGTGCAGCATGCGTCGCAGCGGGTGGAGATGGATGATCTTCCGTCCCAGGCGATGCGCAACAAGAAGGATTCCTCGATGCGAGTTGCGCTCAACCTGGTGAAGGAGGGGAGCGCGAATGCCTGTGTCAGTGCCGGTAACACCGGTGCGCTAATGGCCTTGGCACGCTACGTACTGAAAACCCTGCCGGGTGTCGACCGCCCCGCCATCATCACCGCACTGCCGACCGTGACCGGTCATACCTATATGCTTGATCTGGGCGCGAACAGTGACTGCACCCCCGAGCAGCTGTATCAGTTCGCCGTCATGGGTTCTGTGCTGGCGAGTGCAGTGGATGGTATGCCGCGGCCACGCGTAGGCTTGCTCAACATCGGGGCGGAAGAAATAAAGGGCAACGAGCGGGTGAAGGAAGCCGCCCGTCTGCTGGCAGAGAGCTCCCTGCACTACATCGGTTTCATTGAAGGTGACGGCATTTATGCCGGTGAGGCGGATGTGGTGGTGTGCGATGGCTTCACCGGCAACGTGGCCTTGAAGTGCAGCGAAGGTGTGGCACACATGCTGCGGCATTTTCTGAAGCAGGAATTTCAACGCAATCTCTTTACGCGGATGTGCGCCCTGGTTGCCATGCCGGTACTCAAGGCATTCCGCAACAAAGTGGACCCGCGTTGCTATAACGGCGCCAGCCTGCTGGGGTTGCAGGGCAGCGTGATCAAAAGCCATGGCAGCGCCGATATCTTCGCCTTTGGCTGCGCCATCCGTGAAGCCATACTGGAGGTGGCGCAGGATGTGCCGCAGCGCATCGGCTCACACTTGCAGGCACACTTGACGGAGAGCGCGCTACAGTGA
- the rpmF gene encoding 50S ribosomal protein L32: MAVQKSRKTPSKRGMRRSHDALTGPTLSTESTTGETHLRHHISRDGYYRGRKVVASKSE; the protein is encoded by the coding sequence ATGGCAGTCCAGAAAAGTCGTAAAACCCCTTCCAAGCGTGGCATGCGCCGTTCGCATGACGCCTTGACCGGGCCCACCTTGTCGACCGAGTCCACGACAGGTGAAACCCATCTGCGGCATCACATCAGCCGCGATGGATACTACCGTGGCCGCAAGGTCGTCGCCTCCAAAAGTGAGTAG
- a CDS encoding YceD family protein, translating to MIERLPLVIDPIRLAEAGSRFQGQLELAQLQRLAPTLQQVQGKVEVEVEFGRDDLHIAYLSGRLQTQLGLVCQRCLQPMTWPVNTTFALGLVTTDQAAEQLPEGYEPLMVSGAMTLADIIEDELILAVPLVPMHARAECQAQGLGGGQQGKETHPFAALAQLKRH from the coding sequence ATGATAGAGCGCCTGCCGTTGGTCATTGACCCGATACGGCTTGCCGAGGCGGGAAGCCGGTTTCAGGGTCAGCTGGAGCTGGCGCAGTTGCAGCGGCTTGCACCCACCCTGCAGCAGGTACAGGGCAAGGTGGAAGTGGAGGTTGAGTTTGGCCGGGACGACCTGCATATCGCCTACCTGAGCGGCCGTTTGCAAACCCAGCTTGGGCTGGTGTGCCAACGCTGCCTGCAGCCAATGACATGGCCGGTGAATACCACGTTTGCGCTGGGGCTGGTAACCACAGATCAGGCGGCCGAGCAGTTGCCGGAGGGTTACGAACCACTCATGGTGAGTGGCGCCATGACGTTGGCGGATATTATTGAAGATGAATTGATACTCGCCGTGCCGCTGGTGCCAATGCACGCCAGGGCAGAATGCCAGGCGCAGGGTCTGGGCGGTGGGCAGCAGGGAAAGGAGACGCATCCATTTGCGGCACTGGCCCAGCTGAAGCGGCATTAA
- a CDS encoding Maf family protein, with translation MLPLILASTSPARKQLLESLGLPYSVSAPHVDEARQPGEPVTAMVTRLAEAKARAVAAEQSAALIIGADQVAALGDDILGKPGNHAQAVHQLQRVSGKHITFYTGLCLLNSATGTVQVDIVPSTVVFRSLDATQIENYLEREQPYQCACSFRSEGAGAALIERLIGDDPSALIGLSLIRLTRMLEQEGVRLI, from the coding sequence ATGCTGCCACTGATTCTCGCATCCACCTCACCCGCCCGCAAACAACTGCTGGAAAGCCTGGGGCTGCCCTATAGCGTGAGCGCGCCTCACGTAGACGAAGCCCGCCAGCCCGGCGAGCCGGTCACCGCCATGGTTACGCGCCTGGCCGAGGCCAAGGCCCGTGCGGTAGCCGCAGAGCAATCTGCTGCACTGATCATAGGCGCTGATCAGGTCGCGGCGCTGGGGGATGACATCCTCGGAAAACCGGGTAATCATGCCCAGGCGGTACACCAGCTACAGCGTGTCTCCGGCAAACATATTACCTTCTATACCGGGCTGTGCCTGCTCAACAGCGCCACCGGCACGGTGCAGGTCGATATCGTCCCCTCTACCGTGGTGTTTCGCTCCCTCGACGCGACACAGATCGAAAACTATCTAGAGCGCGAGCAACCCTATCAGTGCGCGTGCAGCTTCCGCTCCGAAGGTGCAGGTGCCGCACTCATCGAACGCCTGATCGGCGACGACCCCAGCGCACTCATCGGTCTGTCCCTGATCCGCCTCACGCGCATGCTGGAGCAGGAAGGCGTACGCCTTATTTGA
- a CDS encoding S49 family peptidase, whose product MSEGQNTSEPGSSGEPAVWERETLNKVLFASLKEQRSTRRWGVFFKLLFFGYLFALLLLYLPGHLTGGSMSLSKHTALVEVGGVIADNSNASADHIITGLRAAFKDKNTQGVILRINSPGGSPVQAGYINDEIVRLREQYPNVPLYAVITDICASGGYYVAAAADKIYADKASIVGSIGVLMDGFGFVGTMEKLGVERRLLTAGEHKGFLDPFSPAREEDIAHVQGMLKDIHQQFIATVQKGRGARLKESDELYSGLMWTGEQSLEMGLVDALGSSSYVAREVIGAETIVDFTPRGNYLDRLAERIGMALGEVLLSGTTAWGGLK is encoded by the coding sequence ATGTCAGAAGGGCAAAACACATCTGAACCCGGAAGCAGCGGAGAGCCGGCAGTTTGGGAGCGTGAGACACTCAATAAGGTCTTGTTTGCCTCACTCAAAGAGCAGCGCAGCACGCGTCGCTGGGGCGTATTTTTCAAACTGCTGTTTTTCGGATACCTGTTCGCGCTGCTGTTGTTGTACCTGCCAGGGCATCTGACCGGGGGCAGCATGTCGTTGAGCAAACATACCGCCCTGGTTGAGGTCGGAGGTGTCATTGCCGATAACAGCAACGCCAGCGCCGACCACATCATTACGGGACTGCGTGCAGCATTCAAGGACAAAAATACCCAAGGTGTAATTTTACGCATCAACAGCCCGGGCGGTAGTCCGGTGCAGGCCGGCTATATCAACGACGAGATCGTGCGTTTGCGGGAGCAGTATCCCAATGTACCACTATACGCAGTGATCACCGATATCTGCGCCTCTGGTGGCTATTATGTTGCTGCGGCAGCGGACAAGATTTATGCCGACAAGGCCAGCATAGTGGGATCCATTGGCGTGCTCATGGACGGCTTCGGCTTTGTCGGGACGATGGAAAAGCTGGGTGTTGAGCGCCGCCTGCTGACGGCAGGCGAACACAAGGGCTTTCTGGATCCGTTCTCGCCCGCCCGAGAAGAGGACATCGCGCACGTGCAGGGCATGCTCAAGGATATTCACCAGCAATTCATTGCGACAGTTCAGAAAGGGCGTGGTGCGCGGCTGAAGGAAAGCGACGAGCTGTACTCCGGCCTGATGTGGACCGGCGAGCAGAGTCTGGAAATGGGGTTGGTGGACGCGCTGGGCAGCAGCAGTTACGTAGCGCGTGAAGTGATAGGGGCCGAGACCATCGTCGATTTCACGCCGCGCGGCAACTACCTTGACCGGCTTGCCGAGCGCATCGGTATGGCTCTGGGTGAAGTGCTGCTGTCTGGCACGACAGCATGGGGTGGTCTCAAATAA
- a CDS encoding HAD-IA family hydrolase — translation MVGYKLLVFDWDGTLMDSEAHIVQCLRLAIRDAGLPAVEDAAIRNIIGLGLGEALKNLLPGVGDDLQGALVGHYRRHFLAGEHTPSELFPGASETLTRLAEEGYLLAVATGKGRQGLNHVLERTGLKHVFHGTRCVDEAPSKPHPQMLRDIMAVLDVAPGNTLVIGDTEYDVNMARNAGSAAVGVSYGVHGRARLLQCGALACLDSLHELPGWLATSAPISVPNT, via the coding sequence GTGGTTGGATATAAACTGCTGGTGTTCGACTGGGACGGCACGCTGATGGACTCCGAGGCCCATATTGTGCAGTGTCTGCGCCTGGCTATTCGTGATGCCGGGTTGCCTGCCGTAGAGGATGCAGCCATCCGGAATATTATTGGCCTGGGTTTGGGCGAGGCATTGAAGAACTTGCTGCCGGGCGTCGGCGATGATCTGCAGGGGGCGCTGGTCGGGCATTACCGGCGCCACTTTCTCGCAGGCGAACACACGCCCTCCGAACTGTTCCCCGGTGCCAGTGAAACGCTCACCCGGCTGGCAGAGGAGGGCTACCTGTTGGCGGTCGCTACCGGTAAGGGGCGCCAAGGGCTGAATCACGTGCTGGAACGTACCGGGCTGAAGCATGTATTTCATGGTACGCGTTGCGTAGATGAAGCTCCCTCAAAACCGCACCCGCAAATGCTGCGGGATATCATGGCTGTGCTGGATGTGGCACCGGGAAACACGCTGGTCATCGGTGATACGGAGTATGATGTGAATATGGCGCGCAATGCGGGCTCGGCTGCGGTGGGTGTGAGCTATGGCGTCCATGGGCGCGCACGGCTGTTGCAATGTGGCGCACTGGCTTGTCTGGATAGTCTGCATGAGCTGCCCGGCTGGCTGGCAACCTCCGCCCCGATTTCAGTTCCCAACACCTGA